A part of Paenibacillus sp. sptzw28 genomic DNA contains:
- a CDS encoding RNA polymerase sigma factor encodes MVSEYPFLSNDDRNPPDLEQIEEKLRQLYSEMIRVAYSKVINKTDAQDAVQEAWVRILTKHETLKERSKLNSWAKTITANVALNLNKQTMREQGSSRLDSNGEFAEQACHVESGIQFEISELLGLLDPRSRTMLLYKFYYGFKDQEIADAMKVPLGTVKARIHRSKLQLKKLDGHSDARPM; translated from the coding sequence ATGGTTAGTGAATATCCTTTTTTGTCAAACGATGACCGGAATCCTCCGGACTTGGAACAAATTGAGGAGAAGCTGCGGCAATTATACAGCGAAATGATCCGTGTGGCATATTCGAAGGTCATTAATAAGACCGATGCTCAGGATGCGGTCCAGGAGGCATGGGTCAGAATTTTGACGAAGCATGAAACGTTGAAGGAGCGGAGCAAGCTGAATTCGTGGGCAAAGACGATCACCGCTAATGTGGCTCTTAACCTAAACAAGCAAACCATGCGGGAGCAAGGAAGCAGCCGACTTGATTCGAATGGAGAATTTGCGGAACAAGCATGCCATGTTGAGTCCGGCATCCAGTTTGAAATATCCGAGCTGCTTGGATTGCTTGACCCCCGTTCCCGAACGATGCTATTGTACAAATTTTATTACGGCTTCAAAGACCAGGAAATCGCCGATGCCATGAAGGTCCCGCTTGGGACGGTCAAAGCCCGGATCCACCGCAGCAAGCTGCAGCTTAAGAAGTTGGACGGCCACTCCGACGCTCGTCCGATGTAG
- a CDS encoding 3D domain-containing protein has product MTSFMSFRRVLTVIMVTGAVVITSISADFTVMDLGKTDHRHGRSAHQSNRLLKDRKHLHVIATGYTAGVESTGKKPGHPQYGITYSGVKVRRDFVSTIAADPKVFPIGTLLYIPGYGYGVVADTGSAIKGNKIDLYFETKKQVFKQWGKRKVDVFILKQGRGKLTEAWLNALNDAVTAEKTIPDSLLKS; this is encoded by the coding sequence ATGACAAGCTTTATGTCGTTCCGGCGGGTCCTGACGGTCATAATGGTCACGGGAGCAGTCGTTATTACAAGCATATCTGCGGATTTCACCGTAATGGATCTCGGTAAAACCGATCATCGCCACGGGCGGTCCGCTCACCAATCAAACAGACTTCTTAAAGATCGGAAGCATCTTCATGTTATTGCGACCGGCTATACGGCCGGCGTCGAATCGACCGGGAAAAAACCGGGGCATCCGCAGTACGGAATCACCTACTCGGGCGTAAAGGTCAGACGCGATTTCGTTTCCACAATAGCGGCCGACCCTAAAGTGTTTCCGATTGGGACTCTTCTATACATTCCCGGCTACGGATACGGAGTTGTCGCAGACACCGGTTCGGCGATCAAAGGCAATAAAATCGACTTGTATTTCGAAACGAAAAAACAAGTGTTCAAACAATGGGGCAAGCGTAAAGTAGATGTATTCATTCTTAAACAAGGCCGCGGAAAGCTGACCGAAGCTTGGCTGAACGCGCTGAATGATGCGGTGACTGCGGAGAAGACTATCCCCGATTCTCTGCTAAAATCATAA
- the thrS gene encoding threonine--tRNA ligase: MAIQVKLPDGAVREYEQGTTVEDVAGSISPGLKKNAIAGKVDGKVVDVYTPLEGDSAVELVTVDTPDGLEVYRHSTAHLMAQAIKRLYGKTEVKLGIGPVIEDGFYYDIDMEQSLTPEDLTKIEKEMERIVQENLPIRRRVVSREEAIAIFTDLGDPLKLELIRDLPAEAELTIYDQGEFFDLCRGPHLPSTGRIKAFKLLSVAGAYWRGDSKNKMLQRIYGTAFPKKSQLDEHLHFLEEAKKRDHRKLGRELKMFTFSREVGQGLPLWLPNGAKLRRTMERYIVDLEERLGYQHVYTPVLANVELYKTSGHWEHYSEDMFPKMIMDNEELVLRPMNCPHHMMIFKSEMRSYRDLPVRVAELGTMHRYEMSGALTGLHRVRAMTLNDAHIFCRPDQIKDEFARVINLIRQVYEDFGIKEYRFRLSYRDPHDTEKYFPNDEMWEMSQRMLREVVEELGLPFFEAEGEAAFYGPKLDVQIKTALGKEETLSTAQLDFLLPERFELEYVGDDGKKHRPVVIHRGIISTMERMTAFLLENFAGALPLWLSPVQAKIIPVSTAYEAYAHEVEEKLQLAGIRVEADLRNEKLGYKIREAQLEKAPYMLVVGDNEAQSGTVSIRKRGEGDIGAKPIVEAIELLREEINSKQV, translated from the coding sequence ATGGCAATTCAAGTGAAGCTGCCGGACGGCGCAGTCAGGGAGTATGAACAGGGTACGACTGTTGAAGATGTCGCGGGCTCAATAAGCCCCGGTCTGAAGAAAAATGCGATAGCCGGTAAGGTAGACGGCAAGGTGGTGGACGTTTATACACCGCTCGAAGGTGATTCTGCCGTTGAGCTCGTGACCGTGGACACACCGGACGGCCTTGAAGTATACCGCCACAGCACAGCGCATTTAATGGCTCAGGCTATCAAACGGCTTTACGGAAAAACGGAAGTAAAGCTCGGGATCGGCCCCGTCATCGAGGATGGCTTTTATTACGACATCGATATGGAGCAATCGCTTACCCCGGAGGATCTGACGAAAATCGAGAAAGAGATGGAGCGCATCGTGCAGGAGAATCTGCCGATCCGGAGGCGGGTCGTCAGCCGTGAGGAAGCGATCGCAATCTTTACGGATCTTGGCGATCCGCTGAAGCTGGAGCTTATCCGCGACCTTCCGGCGGAAGCTGAGCTTACCATCTACGATCAGGGGGAGTTTTTTGATCTGTGCCGCGGACCTCATCTGCCGTCCACAGGCCGAATTAAAGCGTTCAAGCTGCTCAGCGTTGCCGGTGCTTACTGGCGGGGCGATTCGAAAAATAAAATGCTGCAGCGTATATATGGTACGGCTTTCCCAAAAAAATCGCAGCTTGACGAGCACCTTCATTTTCTGGAAGAAGCCAAGAAACGCGATCACAGGAAGCTCGGCCGAGAGCTGAAAATGTTCACGTTCTCCCGTGAGGTCGGACAAGGTTTGCCATTGTGGCTGCCGAACGGCGCGAAGCTGCGCCGTACGATGGAGCGGTATATCGTCGATCTCGAGGAGCGGCTTGGTTATCAGCACGTATACACACCGGTGCTGGCGAATGTCGAGCTGTACAAAACGAGCGGACACTGGGAGCATTACAGTGAAGACATGTTCCCGAAAATGATAATGGACAATGAGGAGCTCGTCCTGCGTCCGATGAACTGCCCGCACCATATGATGATATTCAAGAGCGAGATGCGGTCCTACCGTGATCTTCCGGTACGGGTGGCTGAGCTTGGCACTATGCATAGATACGAAATGTCCGGCGCCCTCACCGGGCTTCACCGCGTCCGCGCAATGACTCTTAACGATGCGCATATTTTTTGCCGTCCCGACCAGATTAAGGATGAATTCGCCCGTGTTATCAACTTGATCCGCCAGGTTTACGAGGACTTCGGCATTAAAGAGTACCGGTTCCGCCTTTCCTACCGGGATCCTCACGATACCGAGAAGTATTTCCCGAATGACGAGATGTGGGAGATGTCTCAGCGCATGCTGCGTGAGGTCGTGGAAGAGCTTGGATTGCCGTTCTTTGAAGCAGAGGGCGAAGCCGCATTCTACGGGCCGAAGCTTGACGTTCAGATTAAGACGGCGCTTGGCAAGGAAGAGACGCTGTCCACCGCACAGCTTGATTTTCTGCTGCCGGAACGCTTTGAGCTTGAATATGTGGGAGACGACGGCAAGAAGCACAGACCTGTAGTTATCCACCGCGGCATTATTAGTACGATGGAGCGGATGACGGCCTTCCTGCTTGAGAATTTCGCCGGCGCGCTGCCGTTGTGGCTGTCACCGGTTCAAGCGAAGATCATCCCGGTATCAACCGCTTATGAAGCGTATGCCCACGAGGTCGAAGAGAAGCTGCAGCTGGCCGGAATTCGCGTGGAAGCCGACCTCCGCAACGAGAAGCTCGGCTACAAGATCCGTGAAGCGCAGCTTGAGAAAGCGCCGTATATGCTGGTCGTAGGCGATAATGAGGCGCAATCCGGCACGGTGTCGATCCGCAAGCGTGGAGAAGGGGACATTGGAGCTAAGCCGATTGTCGAAGCTATTGAACTTCTTCGGGAAGAGATCAACTCCAAGCAGGTTTAA
- a CDS encoding putative sporulation protein YtxC, which yields MELFTVSLISASTDAVDRLHRSLNDEFVDLHNVQDTIGDVSVAFTPNYESKEIQCNAGLPEFKLPVHGPLVYRKAATAFARYILTEIEPLLLRAIIRKQFHYDDPKEVEMVEQYCRNLLFSGIPSSLDGEGADSDMLQIDRERRQNKVAAEIEAFLAVNTRIHLDGFVTFRLASYWEELREVAAFAVDEYMMDKQYQEFISLLKYFVRIQEVKLPIVHVLHRGGSEFALYDEQFQLLEAAPADRIVAEMLESEMNMEDMIVSTLITVAPHQIVIHTRHPELQVMRTLETIFEQRVQLCVECSRCSFFFNEANQPAPAVLPKQINAKRIRT from the coding sequence ATGGAACTGTTCACTGTTTCCTTGATATCGGCTTCAACCGATGCGGTTGATCGGCTGCACAGGAGTTTGAACGATGAATTCGTCGATTTACATAATGTTCAGGACACGATCGGCGATGTTTCCGTTGCTTTTACTCCTAATTACGAAAGCAAGGAGATTCAATGCAACGCGGGGCTTCCCGAATTTAAACTTCCTGTTCACGGCCCCCTTGTATACCGGAAAGCCGCTACCGCCTTCGCAAGATATATTTTGACGGAAATCGAGCCGCTGCTGCTTCGGGCGATTATTCGCAAGCAATTCCACTATGACGACCCCAAAGAAGTGGAAATGGTGGAGCAATACTGCCGGAACCTGTTGTTTAGCGGTATTCCTTCTTCCCTCGACGGGGAAGGCGCTGATTCCGATATGCTCCAAATCGACAGGGAACGCCGGCAGAACAAAGTGGCAGCTGAGATTGAGGCGTTCTTAGCAGTCAATACACGTATTCATCTGGATGGGTTCGTTACGTTTCGTCTTGCTTCATATTGGGAAGAGCTGCGTGAGGTTGCCGCATTCGCTGTCGATGAATACATGATGGATAAGCAGTACCAGGAATTCATTTCGTTGTTGAAATATTTTGTCAGGATACAGGAGGTAAAGCTGCCGATTGTGCATGTTCTGCATAGGGGCGGGAGTGAATTTGCGCTTTATGACGAGCAATTCCAACTGTTGGAAGCGGCCCCTGCAGACCGGATCGTAGCCGAGATGCTTGAGTCGGAAATGAATATGGAGGACATGATCGTCAGTACGCTTATTACCGTTGCTCCTCACCAAATCGTCATTCACACCCGTCACCCGGAACTACAGGTGATGCGGACGCTCGAAACGATTTTCGAGCAACGCGTACAGCTGTGCGTCGAATGCAGCCGCTGCTCGTTTTTCTTCAATGAGGCCAATCAGCCTGCTCCCGCTGTTCTGCCAAAGCAAATTAATGCGAAGCGAATAAGGACTTGA
- a CDS encoding GGDEF domain-containing protein, giving the protein MDYESLDYNRYRWNRMLLTGFWAILIISLFLEGLYLTITEMPAGSFIPKFIVKPTILQLTALLFAETALKVLKGKYQDYILILTSALLAYILVYIHDSVNFLLLALFMPVIVSIFYFQPRKLVFALGNTLLSVYVMYLANEFMHREISLVGLTTITVMFSAFSLVAWGIIMRGRELMSNLKSYYESNQQLLVKTIWMDKMVKTDALTDLYNHMTFHEYFEKLIEQHEQHNLPLQLALIDIDNFKQINDTYGHRAGDSVLREVAEMIRSKANSNDFVARYGGEEFAMLFTDKSKADALSVVEQIRQKISEKPHDALGGKPVTVSIGFGEYTLGDGKERFFTQVDTALYKAKSSGKNKTVVAIESLESQLA; this is encoded by the coding sequence ATGGACTACGAATCACTTGATTATAACCGTTATCGTTGGAATCGGATGCTGCTGACAGGCTTTTGGGCTATTTTGATTATCTCCCTGTTTTTGGAAGGTTTGTATTTAACGATAACGGAAATGCCTGCAGGTTCGTTTATTCCGAAATTTATCGTCAAACCGACCATTCTGCAGCTGACCGCGCTATTGTTTGCCGAGACCGCACTGAAGGTGCTTAAAGGCAAATATCAGGATTATATTCTCATACTTACATCTGCTTTGTTAGCCTATATACTCGTCTATATCCACGATTCGGTTAATTTTTTGCTTCTGGCCTTGTTCATGCCCGTCATTGTTTCCATCTTTTATTTTCAACCGCGGAAATTAGTTTTTGCCTTAGGAAACACGCTTCTGTCGGTCTATGTTATGTATCTGGCCAACGAATTTATGCACCGGGAAATCTCACTTGTGGGCTTGACGACGATAACCGTCATGTTTTCCGCTTTTTCACTCGTTGCATGGGGAATTATCATGCGCGGCAGGGAGCTCATGAGTAACCTTAAATCATATTACGAATCCAATCAGCAGCTGCTTGTCAAAACCATATGGATGGACAAGATGGTAAAGACCGATGCTTTGACGGATCTATATAATCATATGACCTTTCACGAATATTTTGAAAAGCTTATTGAACAGCACGAACAACACAACCTTCCGCTTCAACTCGCCCTTATCGATATCGATAACTTCAAACAGATCAATGATACGTATGGCCATCGTGCAGGGGATTCCGTTCTCCGCGAAGTGGCGGAAATGATTCGCAGCAAAGCGAATTCGAACGACTTTGTGGCCCGCTACGGAGGTGAAGAGTTCGCGATGCTCTTTACGGATAAATCAAAGGCTGACGCGCTTTCAGTTGTTGAACAAATCAGGCAGAAGATATCGGAAAAACCGCATGATGCTCTTGGCGGAAAGCCTGTGACGGTTAGCATCGGTTTTGGGGAATACACATTAGGGGACGGTAAAGAACGTTTTTTCACTCAGGTGGATACTGCGCTGTATAAAGCGAAGAGCTCGGGTAAGAACAAAACTGTAGTCGCTATTGAATCGTTAGAAAGCCAGCTGGCATAA
- the mqnC gene encoding cyclic dehypoxanthinyl futalosine synthase encodes MSQVDRILKDALDGNRLGLEQVVTLFESDEIEKMGHAANILMERRHPEPITTFVVGRNINYTNVCDVYCRFCAFYRAPGSPEGYVLPDEVILQKIQETINVGGTEILMQGGTNPNLPFTYYIDLLRKIKSHFPGITMHSFSPAEIHKMRDVSEGLSLDEVVRQLHEAGLDSLPGGGGEILDDRTRRKISRLKGSWTDWMDVMKAAHRLNMNTTATMVIGFGEEMEERALHLLRVREAQDECIANGYNTPGFLAFIPWTFQPENTNMKREKATPEEYLKTLAISRIALDNIDNFQSSWVTMGPEIGKLSLSYGCNDFGSTMIEENVVSAAGTTHKVNIELILQLIRETGKIPAQRNTKYQILKVYNETDGVEHDFVMQN; translated from the coding sequence ATGAGTCAAGTGGATCGGATACTGAAAGACGCGCTGGATGGAAATCGGCTTGGGCTTGAACAGGTCGTTACGCTGTTTGAGTCCGATGAAATTGAGAAAATGGGCCATGCCGCCAACATCCTTATGGAGCGGCGCCACCCTGAACCAATCACGACTTTCGTAGTCGGACGTAATATCAATTACACGAACGTATGCGACGTTTACTGCCGTTTCTGCGCGTTTTACCGGGCGCCCGGGTCTCCGGAAGGTTATGTGCTTCCCGATGAGGTCATCCTGCAAAAGATTCAAGAAACGATAAACGTCGGCGGCACGGAAATATTAATGCAGGGAGGCACCAATCCGAATCTGCCGTTCACGTATTACATCGATTTGCTCCGTAAAATTAAATCTCACTTCCCGGGAATTACAATGCACTCGTTCTCCCCGGCTGAAATTCATAAAATGCGCGATGTTTCGGAAGGTCTGTCGCTCGACGAGGTCGTTCGCCAGCTGCATGAGGCGGGACTCGATTCGCTGCCAGGGGGCGGCGGAGAGATTCTCGATGATCGGACAAGAAGGAAGATCAGCCGGCTCAAAGGTTCCTGGACGGACTGGATGGACGTAATGAAGGCCGCGCATCGCCTGAATATGAATACCACTGCTACGATGGTAATAGGCTTCGGCGAGGAGATGGAGGAGCGCGCCCTTCATTTGCTTCGCGTCCGCGAGGCGCAGGACGAATGTATAGCGAACGGTTATAACACACCCGGATTCCTTGCCTTTATTCCGTGGACGTTCCAGCCGGAGAATACGAATATGAAGCGGGAGAAAGCGACGCCGGAGGAATACTTGAAGACGCTCGCCATCAGCAGAATCGCGCTTGATAATATTGATAACTTTCAGTCCTCCTGGGTTACGATGGGGCCGGAGATCGGCAAGCTCTCGCTCTCTTACGGCTGTAATGATTTCGGCAGCACGATGATCGAGGAGAATGTTGTCTCTGCCGCCGGGACGACGCATAAAGTGAATATCGAACTCATACTGCAATTAATTCGCGAAACGGGGAAGATACCGGCTCAGCGCAATACGAAATATCAAATTTTGAAAGTTTATAATGAAACGGACGGAGTCGAGCACGACTTCGTAATGCAAAATTGA
- a CDS encoding MalY/PatB family protein — MKYDFDRLIDRRGTASYKWDQSEKLFGREDILPLWVADMDFEPPQEVVEAIKKRAELGIYGYTFRPDSYFEAVSGWLSRRHGWNVRHEWITSSPGVVPALSMIVLANTEPGDRVILQSPVYYPFYDVIKMNGRVVEDNPLILEDGRYSIDFDLLERQAQEGAKLLLLCSPHNPGGRVWTRAELERIGDICLKHGVLVVADEIHHDLVFRGHHHTPFASISDAFAQISFTCIAPSKTFNLAGLQTASVIIPNDELRTKYNYLLKTLSLHMESYFGLTAVESSYNYGEEWLEQLMDYLEGNLNTLIRFIQSELPQIKVIKPEGTYMVWMDCSAISADPRQLKKLMFEQAGVAFSEGSVFGKQGAGFLRVNLACPRSILEAALERFAASVRQAAAAD, encoded by the coding sequence ATCAAGTATGATTTTGATCGGCTGATTGACCGCAGAGGTACAGCCTCTTATAAATGGGATCAGTCCGAGAAGCTGTTCGGCCGTGAGGACATACTGCCGCTATGGGTTGCGGATATGGACTTCGAGCCGCCGCAGGAAGTAGTGGAGGCGATTAAGAAGCGGGCTGAGCTGGGAATTTACGGTTACACATTCCGGCCGGACTCTTACTTTGAAGCGGTGAGCGGCTGGCTTTCCCGCCGCCATGGCTGGAACGTGCGCCACGAATGGATCACATCGAGCCCGGGCGTCGTGCCTGCGCTAAGCATGATTGTGCTCGCAAATACCGAGCCCGGGGATCGTGTCATCCTGCAATCGCCGGTATATTATCCTTTCTACGATGTGATCAAGATGAACGGGCGTGTCGTAGAAGATAACCCGCTTATTCTGGAGGATGGCCGGTATTCGATCGATTTCGACCTGCTTGAGCGCCAGGCGCAGGAGGGGGCGAAGCTGCTGCTCTTATGCTCGCCGCACAATCCGGGCGGACGTGTGTGGACGCGCGCAGAACTGGAGCGGATCGGTGATATTTGCCTGAAGCACGGCGTGCTGGTCGTTGCAGACGAGATCCATCACGACCTTGTTTTCCGGGGGCATCACCATACGCCGTTCGCGTCGATTTCGGACGCCTTCGCGCAAATATCCTTTACTTGCATCGCGCCGAGCAAAACGTTTAATCTCGCGGGTCTGCAGACTGCATCGGTTATTATTCCGAACGACGAGCTGCGGACGAAATACAACTACTTGCTGAAGACACTATCCCTGCACATGGAAAGCTATTTCGGCTTGACCGCCGTCGAGAGCAGCTATAATTATGGCGAGGAATGGCTGGAGCAGCTTATGGACTATCTGGAGGGCAATCTGAATACGCTCATTCGCTTTATCCAATCCGAGCTCCCGCAAATAAAGGTCATAAAGCCCGAAGGAACCTATATGGTTTGGATGGACTGCAGCGCTATTTCAGCGGACCCCCGGCAGTTAAAGAAGCTTATGTTCGAACAAGCGGGAGTTGCGTTCAGCGAAGGCTCGGTATTCGGCAAACAGGGCGCCGGGTTTCTGCGGGTTAATCTCGCGTGTCCGCGCTCAATATTAGAGGCCGCACTCGAACGTTTTGCAGCATCGGTTCGTCAGGCCGCTGCAGCAGACTAG
- a CDS encoding PLP-dependent transferase, with translation MKIESRLAQIGSQKEPVTGAVSFPIYQSTAFRHPKLGESTGFDYARTKSPTRKVLEDAAAELESGDAGFACSTGMAALQTIFAMLSQGDHLLVSLDLYGGTYRLLERIMSRFGVTASYVDTNDIDAMTSLCTPNTKAVLIETPTNPLMMITDIERVCAWAKSRGMLTIVDNTLLTPFFQRPLELGADIIIHSATKYLGGHNDVLAGIIVTKGKELSEQMGFLHNSIGAVLGAQDSWLLMRGMKTLALRMERHQQNATRLAGWLLAHEAVEEVYYPALPHHPGHDIQNRQSSGNTGIFSFRLKDARYVEPILRHIQLIAFAESLGGVESLMTYPAVQTHADIPEEIRRQIGVDDRLLRFSVGIEHADDLIADLAQALEAAKREIGEA, from the coding sequence ATGAAAATTGAAAGCCGTTTGGCGCAGATTGGATCTCAGAAAGAGCCGGTGACCGGCGCAGTCAGCTTCCCGATTTATCAGTCGACCGCCTTCCGCCATCCGAAGCTTGGCGAGAGCACGGGCTTCGATTATGCCCGGACGAAGAGCCCGACGCGTAAAGTGCTTGAGGATGCCGCAGCCGAGCTGGAATCCGGCGATGCCGGATTTGCCTGCAGCACCGGGATGGCGGCCTTGCAAACGATCTTCGCGATGTTGAGCCAAGGCGACCACCTGCTGGTCTCCCTTGATTTGTACGGCGGCACATACCGACTGCTCGAACGTATTATGAGCCGTTTTGGCGTAACGGCGTCTTATGTCGACACGAACGATATCGATGCGATGACTTCACTCTGCACACCGAATACGAAAGCGGTTCTGATCGAGACGCCTACCAATCCGCTTATGATGATTACCGACATCGAACGGGTCTGCGCCTGGGCGAAGTCGAGGGGTATGCTCACCATTGTCGACAATACGCTGCTGACGCCGTTCTTCCAGCGTCCGCTTGAGCTTGGGGCGGATATCATCATTCATAGCGCTACTAAATACCTTGGCGGCCATAATGATGTTCTGGCGGGAATTATCGTCACAAAAGGCAAAGAGCTGTCCGAGCAAATGGGCTTCCTTCATAATTCCATCGGAGCGGTGCTCGGCGCGCAGGATTCCTGGCTTCTCATGAGGGGGATGAAGACGCTCGCTCTGCGCATGGAGCGCCATCAGCAGAATGCGACGCGCCTTGCCGGCTGGCTGCTCGCGCACGAAGCTGTCGAGGAAGTGTATTATCCGGCGCTGCCTCATCATCCGGGCCACGATATTCAGAACCGCCAATCCTCCGGCAATACCGGAATTTTCTCGTTCCGGCTGAAGGATGCCCGCTATGTGGAGCCGATCCTCCGGCACATTCAACTAATCGCCTTTGCGGAAAGCCTCGGCGGTGTCGAATCACTTATGACCTATCCGGCGGTGCAAACGCACGCCGATATTCCGGAAGAAATCCGCCGTCAAATCGGAGTGGACGACCGGCTTCTCCGATTCTCCGTCGGTATCGAGCATGCAGATGACCTTATCGCCGATTTGGCGCAGGCGCTTGAAGCGGCGAAACGCGAAATCGGGGAGGCGTAA
- the metA gene encoding homoserine O-succinyltransferase: protein MPIKVPDNLPAKDILSSENIFVMDESVAFHQDIRPLRIAILNLMPTKETTETQLLRLIGNTPLQVEAVLLHPKTHTSKNTSPEHLESFYKTFEDIKHEYYDGMIITGAPVEHLAFEEVSYWEELKDIMDWSVRRVTSTFHICWGSQAGLYHHYGVPKYDLPSKVFGVFPHTVEKRNVSLLRGFDELFYVPQSRHTEVRREDIDKVPELEVLSMSPEAGVYIAASRDGKQIFVSGHSEYDPLSLKWEYDRDKAKGLRIDVPKNYFPNNDPSLQPLASWRAHANLLFSNWLNYYVYQQTPYDLGAGI, encoded by the coding sequence ATGCCAATCAAAGTACCGGACAATTTACCGGCCAAGGACATTTTATCCTCGGAGAACATTTTCGTAATGGATGAAAGCGTCGCGTTTCATCAGGACATCAGGCCGCTTCGGATCGCAATCCTGAACCTGATGCCCACCAAGGAGACGACCGAGACGCAGCTGCTTCGGCTTATCGGCAACACCCCCCTGCAGGTGGAGGCGGTGCTGCTTCATCCGAAGACGCATACGTCGAAGAACACCTCTCCGGAGCACTTGGAGTCGTTCTATAAAACTTTCGAGGACATTAAGCACGAATATTATGACGGCATGATTATTACCGGCGCGCCGGTGGAGCACCTGGCGTTCGAAGAGGTATCCTATTGGGAGGAGCTCAAGGACATCATGGACTGGAGCGTCCGCCGGGTTACATCGACATTTCATATATGCTGGGGCTCGCAGGCGGGGCTTTATCACCACTACGGTGTGCCGAAATATGATTTGCCCTCGAAGGTGTTCGGAGTGTTTCCTCATACGGTAGAGAAACGAAACGTCTCTCTGCTGCGCGGCTTTGACGAGCTTTTCTATGTGCCTCAATCGCGGCACACCGAAGTGCGCCGGGAGGATATCGATAAGGTCCCGGAGCTTGAGGTGCTGTCGATGTCGCCGGAAGCGGGCGTCTATATCGCAGCTTCCAGGGACGGGAAGCAAATTTTCGTCTCCGGCCACTCCGAGTACGACCCGTTATCGCTTAAATGGGAGTATGACCGTGATAAAGCGAAAGGGCTGCGGATCGACGTGCCGAAAAATTACTTTCCGAACAACGATCCTTCGCTCCAGCCGCTCGCAAGCTGGCGGGCTCATGCAAACCTGCTGTTCTCGAACTGGCTAAACTATTATGTATACCAGCAAACCCCTTATGATTTAGGTGCAGGCATATAA
- the corA gene encoding magnesium/cobalt transporter CorA — translation MKIRLVNQGVFTVIEDIKSTLIPPAEGFYWIDADIDDLGVLQAIFGLHDLEVEDCLNEEEQRPKIEVHEGHYFIVINSIRFDDEEIFLRALNIFLGRHFIITVTKQKINELRALKPILWEEEVNRPDRFLYYLVDIVVDNYFLVGDRIETRIERLEEDILMHTKKSHLNEIIGLRSEILWLKKVLGPQRDVIFTLNRKDLKLIDAQLQKYFSDIYENAVKIAETFETYRDLMGNLREAYQSSLASRANDIMRVFTALTTIFMPLTFLTGVYGMNFEDIPGLHMRFGAHILLIIMLLLGAGMLYIFRKKEWL, via the coding sequence ATGAAAATCCGTCTGGTGAACCAAGGCGTATTTACTGTAATAGAGGATATCAAGTCAACGCTGATTCCGCCGGCGGAAGGCTTCTATTGGATCGACGCCGATATTGACGATCTGGGTGTCCTTCAAGCGATCTTCGGGCTTCATGACCTGGAGGTCGAGGATTGCCTGAACGAGGAAGAACAGCGGCCGAAAATCGAAGTGCACGAAGGCCATTATTTTATCGTTATCAACAGTATCCGTTTCGACGATGAGGAAATTTTTCTGCGGGCTTTGAACATTTTTCTCGGACGTCATTTCATAATTACGGTGACGAAACAGAAAATCAATGAGCTGCGCGCGTTAAAGCCGATTTTATGGGAAGAGGAAGTAAATCGTCCGGACCGGTTTTTATATTATCTCGTCGATATTGTCGTGGATAATTATTTCCTTGTCGGCGACCGCATCGAAACGCGCATCGAAAGACTTGAAGAAGATATTTTGATGCATACGAAGAAATCGCATCTCAACGAAATCATCGGTCTGCGAAGCGAGATATTGTGGCTGAAGAAGGTGCTCGGCCCGCAGCGAGACGTTATTTTCACGCTAAACAGGAAAGATTTGAAGCTGATTGATGCGCAATTGCAGAAATATTTCAGCGATATTTATGAGAATGCGGTCAAAATCGCTGAGACTTTCGAAACATACCGCGATTTGATGGGCAACTTGCGCGAGGCGTATCAGTCCAGTCTTGCGAGCCGCGCGAATGATATCATGCGTGTGTTCACTGCGCTGACGACGATATTCATGCCTCTTACGTTTCTTACCGGCGTTTACGGAATGAATTTCGAGGACATTCCCGGGCTGCATATGCGATTCGGCGCCCATATTCTACTGATAATTATGCTTCTGCTTGGAGCAGGCATGCTCTACATTTTCCGCAAAAAAGAATGGTTATAG